In Lutra lutra chromosome 5, mLutLut1.2, whole genome shotgun sequence, a single genomic region encodes these proteins:
- the GPR150 gene encoding probable G-protein coupled receptor 150: MEDPFSPSTFSPAPNVSVPVSPGWGLNFTSGQGAPVPGPPPPPPPGPPSRSIRLFFLGVILVVAVAGNATVLCRLCGGGGPWAGPKRRKMDFLLVQLALADLYASGGTALSQLAWELLGEPRRAAGDLSCRFVQLLQASGRGASAHLVVLIALERQRAVRRPQGQPLPARALATLGWLLALLLALPPAFVVRGGAPSPPLAAPSAARTWPGERRCRDIFAPLPRWHLQVYALYEAVAGFVAPVAVMGVACSRLLCAWWQRLPHAPPPSAPWSATPGRAPAPSALPRAKVQSLKMSLALALLFVSCEFPYFAARLAAAWSSGQVGDWETEDLAAALHLVGVANSALNPFVYLFFQAGDCQLLRRLRRRLGAVCCSWEGRAEDDEGAGGHQALHRHRWPHPHYHHARREQPVEGGLRPPPPRPRPLPCSCESAF, encoded by the coding sequence ATGGAGGATCCCTTCAGCCCCTCAACTTTCTCGCCAGCGCCCAACGTCTCCGTACCTGTCTCTCCTGGCTGGGGTCTCAACTTCACTTCCGGACAGGGGGCCCCCGTgcccgggccgccgccgccgccgcctcccggaCCACCCAGCCGCAGCATCCGCCTGTTCTTCCTGGGGGTCATCCTGGTGGTGGCGGTGGCCGGCAACGCCACGGTGCTGTGCCGCCTATGCGGGGGTGGCGGGCCCTGGGCGGGTCCCAAGCGTCGCAAGATGGACTTCCTGCTGGTGCAGCTGGCCCTGGCTGACCTGTACGCGAGCGGAGGCACCGCGCTGTCGCAGCTGGCCTGGGAGCTGCTGGGCGAGCCGCGCCGGGCGGCGGGAGACCTTTCGTGCCGCTTCGTGCAGCTGCTGCAGGCGTCCGGCCGCGGCGCTTCTGCCCATCTCGTGGTGCTCATTGCCCTCGAACGCCAGCGCGCAGTGCGCCGGCCGCAGGGCCAGCCGCTGCCCGCGCGCGCCCTCGCCACGCTGGGCTGGCTGCTGGCGCTGCTGCTGGCGCTGCCCCCCGCCTTCGTGGTGCGCGGGGGCGCCCCCTCGCCGCCTCTCGCCGCGCCCTCGGCCGCCCGCACCTGGCCGGGCGAGCGTCGCTGCCGCGACATCTTCGCGCCCCTACCGCGCTGGCACCTGCAGGTGTACGCGCTCTACGAGGCCGTCGCAGGCTTCGTGGCGCCGGTCGCGGTCATGGGCGTAGCATGCAGCCGCCTGCTCTGCGCCTGGTGGCAGCGCCTGCCCCACGCCCCACCGCCTTCAGCGCCCTGGTCCGCGACTCCCGGCCGCGCCCCTGCGCCCAGCGCGCTGCCCCGCGCGAAGGTCCAGAGCCTGAAGATGAGCCTGGCGCTGGCGCTGCTGTTCGTGAGTTGCGAGTTTCCCTACTTCGCCGCACGGCTGGCGGCCGCGTGGTCGTCCGGACAGGTGGGAGACTGGGAGACCGAGGACCTGGCGGCGGCGCTGCACCTCGTGGGGGTGGCCAACAGCGCTCTCAATCCCTTCGTCTACCTCTTCTTCCAGGCGGGCGACTGCCAGCTCCTGCGGCGTTTGCGAAGGCGCCTGGGCGCAGTCTGCTGCTCGTGGGAGGGAAGAGCGGAGGACGATGAGGGGGCCGGGGGCCACCAAGCGCTTCACCGCCACCGCTGGCCCCACCCCCACTACCACCACGCTAGACGCGAGCAGCCGGTGGAGGGCGGCTTGCGCCCACCCCCGCCGCGCCCCCGGCCGCTGCCCTGCTCGTGCGAAAGCGCTTTCTAG